One window from the genome of Rhizoctonia solani chromosome 15, complete sequence encodes:
- a CDS encoding Retrotransposon gag protein, giving the protein MEPEPSLAALLKAITALTATVGSLQDQIKSQGEQITQLTAICKETNNLVGDKDQGGAQTKPGPLTGPVTPPTHSGGETHTPGMVRPGLKAPFRPSTLYKVIMLKISALIHAEGGIRTLILSHHSARGTGFDSEEEEEPRQPKKEPQGMPRRSLSSLTPFDAGSGVKRPKMDLPDPYKGDTRGRKATQWLDHMLLWVALHRDQFDKEEQMVVWILYHMTDKAANWALPLIGAIIKGKGNPPTTIPALTAKFKEAFADPNAKRAAARKIAALTQTTTTSEYVTKFRNLMAELDWNTEAYIAQFTRGLHWKVKELLSTKDNIPNNDLEAIFAALVKIDNTRWENEENRPKKAPAKSLATVATSTTTTRVRLSKDPNYVTPEERDRCRALGLCVKCGQKGHGIKQCPNGWKATIKEAAKIGEVVESEKE; this is encoded by the exons atggaaccggagccgtcccttgccgctcttctcaaggctatcacagccctcacagccacagttgggtccttgcaggaccaaatcaaatcccAAGGAGAGCAAATCACACAGCTCAccgccatatgcaaggaaaccaacaaccttgttggtgacaaggaccagggtggagcccaaaccaagcctggcccattgactgggcctgtcacccctcctacccactcaggaggggaaacccacactccaggcatggttaggcctgggctcaaagcccccttccgcccctcaacactgtacaaggttataatgctgaaaatcagtgc tctgattcatgctgagggaggcatacgaacatt gatcttatcacaccacagtgcaagaggaacagggtttgactctgaggaagaagaagagccaaggcaacccaaaaaagagcctcagGGAATGCCTAGGCGGTCactcagctcccttaccccctttgacgcaggaAGCGGCGTGAaaaggcccaaaatggaTCTCCCTGACCCTTATAAaggagacaccaggggacgcaaggccacACAATGGCTGGACCACATGCTGCTTTGGGTAGCCCTACACAGGGatcaatttgacaaagaggagcagatggttgtgtggatactttaccacatgacagacaaagcAGCCAATTGGGCGCTCCCCCTCATAGGGGCcattatcaagggcaaggggaACCCTCCCACTactatcccggccttaacggccaaattcaaagaggcgTTTGCCGACCCCAATGCTAAACGGGCAGCCGCCAGAAAGATTGCTGCGctgactcagacaaccaccacgtctgagtacgttaccaaattccgcaacctcatggcggaacttgactggaacactgaggcgtacattgcccagtttacgcgtggccttcactggaaggtaaaGGAACTCTTGTCCACTAAAGACAATATTCCCAACAATGACcttgaggccatatttgccgccttggtcaaaattgacaacactcgttgggaaaatgaggagaaccgcccaaagaaggcacccgccaagtccctggccaccgtggccacttccactaccaccactagggtccgcctatccaaggaccccaactacgtcaccccagaagaaagggaccgctGCCGTGCATTGGGGCtatgtgtcaagtgcggacAGAAGGGACACGggatcaagcagtgccccaatggctggaaagccacaatcaaggaggccGCCAAGATAGGAGAAGTTGTGGAATCagaaaaagagtaa